Proteins encoded together in one Allomeiothermus silvanus DSM 9946 window:
- the ribD gene encoding bifunctional diaminohydroxyphosphoribosylaminopyrimidine deaminase/5-amino-6-(5-phosphoribosylamino)uracil reductase RibD, whose amino-acid sequence MRQALELAAQGIGRTSPNPPVGCVLVRGAEVVGRGFHPRAGEPHAEVLALRQAGERAQGATAYITLEPCAHYGRTPPCAQALIEAGVARVVVATTDPNPQVSGRGLEQLARAGVAVTTGLLRDEAERQQEVFRHWIAHREPFVVFKTALSLDGKTATVAGDARWVSGEAARERVQLLRDELDAVVVGVGTVLTDDPWLTCRLREPAVPHRVPRDPVKVVFDTHARTPPRARLFAPGPRGEAARVLLLIAEGADPARVEELRQAGAEVVRLEAGPDGRPRLEAALQALEARGLTGLLLEGGSVLAGSFFDAGKVHKVVAFVAPKLVGGRGPTPLAGNGVARMSQARHLERVRVEPLGTDVLVEGYLLEAWSRADA is encoded by the coding sequence ATGCGCCAGGCTTTGGAGCTTGCCGCGCAGGGCATTGGCCGCACCAGCCCCAATCCCCCGGTTGGATGTGTGTTGGTGCGCGGAGCAGAGGTGGTAGGGCGGGGTTTTCATCCCCGTGCCGGGGAGCCCCACGCCGAGGTCCTGGCCCTTCGCCAGGCAGGAGAGCGGGCTCAGGGAGCCACCGCCTACATCACCCTCGAGCCCTGCGCCCACTACGGGCGCACCCCACCCTGTGCCCAGGCCCTCATCGAGGCCGGGGTGGCGCGGGTAGTAGTGGCGACCACCGATCCCAATCCCCAGGTAAGTGGCCGTGGGCTCGAGCAGTTGGCGCGGGCCGGGGTGGCGGTGACGACAGGGCTTCTTCGGGACGAAGCCGAGCGGCAACAGGAGGTCTTTCGCCACTGGATCGCTCACCGCGAGCCCTTCGTGGTGTTCAAGACCGCCCTGAGCCTAGACGGAAAAACCGCCACCGTGGCCGGTGATGCGCGCTGGGTGAGCGGCGAGGCAGCACGGGAGCGGGTTCAGTTGCTGCGCGATGAGCTGGATGCGGTGGTGGTGGGGGTCGGGACAGTCTTGACCGATGACCCCTGGCTTACCTGTCGCCTAAGGGAACCGGCGGTTCCCCACCGTGTCCCCCGCGACCCGGTCAAAGTGGTGTTCGACACGCACGCCCGGACCCCTCCCCGGGCCCGCTTGTTCGCCCCGGGTCCGCGGGGAGAAGCGGCGCGGGTGCTTCTCCTGATTGCTGAAGGGGCCGATCCTGCGCGGGTAGAGGAGTTGCGCCAGGCGGGCGCCGAGGTGGTGCGGTTAGAGGCTGGCCCCGACGGCAGGCCCCGCCTGGAAGCGGCTTTGCAAGCCCTGGAAGCACGGGGATTGACCGGGTTGCTGCTGGAGGGGGGCTCGGTCCTGGCGGGTAGCTTTTTCGATGCGGGCAAGGTGCACAAGGTAGTAGCCTTCGTCGCCCCCAAGCTGGTAGGTGGCCGCGGTCCTACGCCCTTGGCCGGGAACGGGGTGGCGCGGATGTCCCAGGCTAGGCACCTCGAGCGCGTTCGGGTCGAGCCTCTGGGAACGGACGTGCTGGTAGAGGGGTATCTCTTAGAAGCTTGGTCTCGCGCCGATGCCTAG
- a CDS encoding riboflavin synthase, whose protein sequence is MFTGIVEEVGQVVAARQAGENRVVTIHARKVVEDLRVGDSVACSGACLTVVACEPEGFTVELSQETLAKTAPRWSVGARLNLERALRADGRLGGHVVTGHVDGTGKVRGVRPNPGAMEVTIQVPQGLRPYLVPKGSVCVDGVSLTVVEVKEEAFSVWLIPHTLAVTTLGQLEPGAVVNLEADILAKYLERMLEAREVLR, encoded by the coding sequence ATGTTTACAGGTATCGTAGAGGAAGTGGGCCAGGTGGTGGCGGCCCGCCAGGCAGGGGAAAATCGGGTGGTTACCATCCACGCCCGGAAGGTTGTGGAGGATTTGCGGGTGGGGGATTCGGTGGCCTGTAGCGGCGCGTGCCTCACGGTGGTGGCCTGCGAGCCTGAGGGCTTTACCGTAGAGCTCTCCCAGGAGACGCTGGCCAAGACCGCGCCGCGCTGGAGCGTGGGTGCGCGCCTCAACCTAGAGCGGGCCTTGCGGGCGGATGGACGTTTGGGCGGCCACGTAGTCACCGGGCACGTAGACGGCACCGGCAAGGTGCGTGGGGTACGGCCCAACCCGGGAGCCATGGAGGTGACGATCCAGGTTCCCCAGGGGCTCAGGCCCTATCTGGTCCCCAAGGGCTCGGTGTGTGTAGATGGGGTTTCGCTCACGGTGGTGGAGGTGAAGGAGGAGGCTTTCTCAGTATGGCTCATCCCCCACACCCTGGCGGTCACCACCCTGGGCCAGCTGGAGCCGGGGGCAGTGGTCAACCTCGAGGCGGACATCCTGGCCAAATACCTCGAGCGGATGCTGGAAGCCCGGGAGGTGTTGCGATGA